ATACTTCCAATACCAAAGCTCGTTCGAACCCCATCGCTTCAAGCTGCAAAACAAAACACCAAAGTTGTGTAAATCAGACAATTATGTTGATTTGTTCATGGCATTGATGcattaaatttgaaatgaaggcaTTTGAGAATTATATGATTTCAAATTACTGTTTGTTGGAGAGATCATTTCAATccctttaaaatatatatagaaaataaaTACTTGAACAAAAAATTTCACCATAACACGATGAGTTTTGAGTTGTGAAATTGAAATCCATTTATATCCAATTCATGCATCCAAACCAGTGTCGGGACCTAACGATTAGATCAAATAGAAGGAAGTTTCTCGGTGCTATGTATTGAGGCTCCATAATCACAATATAGAATCAAATGCATACAACTATATTAAAAGTTATAGTTAATGGTAACGAAACAACTCAAATTTTTCGAGCCCTGCGATAATCCAAGCCTCATCATCACCACTATTGTACCACATCATCAGTCACAAAACATTAGCTGTTAATCTCAACACGTAATATATTAATGACATTTGAAGTGTTTCCCCAGCAGTTTTGAGCTAAAAGTTTTTTTTGCCAAGGGATGACAATGGTAGCCAAATGAAGAAACCAATGAATGAGAGTGAGTGCACATGAACCTAAGTAACACCTTCTACATATGTTCGAATAAAATTTGGTTTTAGTAGGAAAAACTTACACGTTCAATTGCTTCACGCTCTTCTGGTGTGACCGTGATCGCCTGTGGCATTGCTTCAGCCATTTGTTCTAATATGTTCCTGGTTGCATCAAAGTTACATCCAAAGCTCAGAAAAGACACATATTTGGGACTAAAACAACTTGATGTTATATCAACCAGAATCAACTAGCGTAAACTACATCAGAATTTCTCACCCCTCGCCCTCAACAGGTTCATTTATCAAGCGTAGAAAATCAGCCTGATGCTCTTGGATCATTCGAACTAATTGTGGATTTTGTTTCCCTAGTTCCTGAAGCATGGGCTGGTGGAAGTACGTAAAAGATGCATTTACAAGGTAAAGTTAGCACTAATATATTAACatccataaattaaaaaaattaattaagcatgcaacataaGTACCTGCAAGATTTGCGGATTGGCTTGCACCAGGGCTCGCAGTGATTGAAACTAAAAAtaagaacaagaaaatcaaaacaCATAATTTGTGACGGTAACCCAAATTGTAGAAAACCGTGTTTGGTACCTGTGGACTGTTGCGAAGGAAATCTAGGGCACCGGCACTTGCATTTGAGCCCACATTAGGGAGGCCCTGGCTCCATAAAGATACAAACAATTATTCTTATTTGTGttttcttctttaaatttattcaataaatacaATCCTTTTAGGTCAAATGATATCTCAAAGATTGGGAAAAAATCCTACCTGTGGAAAAAGATTCAATGGATTAGCATTGGGTCCAGTAGAAGGTACTACTGCTGGCTGTGTAGCCTGGATTAGAGGATTCACCGGCTGCCCACCAGCAGGTGTTTGCGCCGCAGGAGCAACTTCTGCTTGCTCTGGAATTCCCTGAGATTAAACTTCCACTCAAGGTTATATAGTGACAGTTATTCAAGGTGGaagagaagaaaaataaaaagcaaTCCACAAAATATCAAAACCATGCTGTTGAATCTCAGTCACATTCTGTAGTTCTCTATATAATAGGGGTAAAATTGAAATAGAATGGTGTGAACTAACAGAATAAAGGTATTCAACTGCTCTCTCCGGATTATTAAATGCAGCACGCAGTGCACGAATAACTGTATCCCGATCCCAACATCCACCACCCATATCAAGGATCTGTTGAACAGCACCCTCCAAGTTACTTCCAGCGACAAGATTCGAAGCCGCTTGACCATACACATCTGTCACTGAGCTGTTGAATAAAAACACATTATTCTGTATAAAAGTCCATAGTAAAATGCAACGATTTCACAACTAATAAACAGAAAAGGTTTACTCACGAATCAGGAGTAGGGGCGGGAGCAGGCGCAAGAGCAGGGGCGGGAGCGGGAGCAGGGGCGGGAGCGGGAACGGATTGAGGAGCTGACTGTGGACTGCAAATGCAAGAAATTCTTGATAAGGACATAaagtgaaatttaaaaaattgttaacgTTAGCTGAAAACTAGACCAATATGAACTCACGGTGCATTAGTTGATACAGGTACTGGACCTGCAGTTACAGGCTGTGTTGGAGGAGGGGTATTACTTGCAGGTTGGGTCTATAGGGAGACAAAGAAACcatcaaaacatatcaaactaTAAGATACTTAAGAACTTTAAATCCTCATCAGGAATTGAAGTCTAAATTTAGAGTAGACAAGTCCAGACAGATGCCACCACTCAAACTTTGCAAGGACAAATGCAAACAAATTTCTGCTTGGGTCTTAATCATTTTAATGAGATGTTTGAACAAGTCATTTACTTAATTGTATCCAACCAttggttttaatttttaaatcataccaTCATCCCCAGGGAAAaaaggtaaaaagaaaataaatcagCCTCCTCAAGACACATCACCTTGAATGTGTAACTCACAATTACAACTAAAAATATCAATTGTTCATGAGACAACTTCAATATGAAAATGCATTTAACACTAACCTAGCCAGAAACTGTGGAAAATACATTTAGATGAACTTACTGTACTCGCTGGAGTAGCAGATGCAGTTGCAGCTCCACTTGATGATGCCTTGCTCTACAAAATTTCAGAGCACATATATATAGTCAgccataaatttaaattttttggaatTAATGTGCATTTGTCTTTCTGGGTTTGTAAGTAAGCCTGAGTGGAGATAAACATAAAGAATCAGGCCAGACTCAGTCAAAACACCAGTTTACTACCTAAATACCTAATGTAACATCCACCGTTCTCCCTTTACATGTGTTACATGTTAGGTTAACATTTTGTATCTTGTTTACCAAAGAGTTCATAAAACAAATCTCCATTCACTTGAAATCCTGGGGCATTTTATTATCTAACCGTCaaccattatttttaaaaaatgaccttctgcaatgtattttaaatatactTGGGAggttatttttttgaaaaaatggtTGATCAAGTCCATTTTCACAAATATCCCTGAAATCCCAGAGTAATGGGGCAGGAGAAGCTACAGAACTCTCCAAATGACAAGACAATCAATTTACCTTGGTCAACATAATCACCACAAAACTTTTTTCCGCAACTTTGTTATCCTCCAGTGTTGTATTATCTTTAAGAACCTTCCCTTGATGAATCAGCATCTGCTGAGTAGCTGGGTATACATCCGAACCCTGAACCGTTTCAATAATTTTCTTCACATCGACCACCTAAAAAGAATGATGTATAGTAAGAGAATAGAACCAAcgataaattacaaaaaataaccAAGACAAATGCATATGCAAGTTCACACTTAAATTCAAATCTTATCCATGACATCGGGGAAAGCTATAATATAATGCAAAGATATCTAAAAatcttataatataatttacccCAAGGACTACAGTAAATGATCCAATGAAAAGGTtatctaaaacagttttcttCTATTTTCTATCTCTAATCTTTCACTTGACTAAAATTACATTCTTGCCCTTACTCCATCCTTCTTATACAGGACAATATTATGCTTACATTGGTTGAAGGCTAAACCGCAGTGCCTCTAAACCACCACAAAGAGCAACCAACGCTACTCAAATTGCCATCAGTTCTTCCAAAACCAAAAATATGAAGATTTTGAAGAGATTTGAACAACAATATATTAAACATAATGGCATTGGAGATAAAATAATCCCATAGCGAGACAAATATCATGTACCGGTAGCAGTAGATAACTCTACCACATGAGCCCATGAGACGTGTATCAGCCATCATCTTAAGCAATACATATATTCACGACAAAAAagtcaaaactttaaaataaaaagcaaGAATTATGGCCCACAAGCAAATCACTGGGTAAAAAGAAGCTCACCTCGATGGAGAAAAACAAAATCAACTCCGATTCCAATTATAATTAGGAATAATTACCACgtcaaagaataaaaaaagcCATTTCAGGGCCCTAATTACCCTCCAATCACAAAATACAATTGGAAGCAAATCGAGCCACTAAAGACACCAACGAAGATACCCGTCAATATCAAAGAAATATTAATTCAAATTCCTGTTATAATTGGGAATAAACGCCACGTCAAGGGTATAGATATATCAATTCAGAACCCTAATCACTCTCCAATCAACGACTACTGTGAAAATCAAATCCATGACATCCAGTTATACTAACATATGAAGCAATTCGAGTAGGTCAAAGCAAGAGAAGGGGGCAGAGAATTGATCCCGTACTGTGTCATCGGGTTTCACTTCGATCTCGAAGTGTGTACCCTTCAGAGTCTTCACGCAAATCTTCATCTTCCTACTTTCGACTTCTGAACGATACTCCCAAGAGCCGCCTCCGATCTCCGCCGCCGCCGGAAAGCACGTGTGTAACACCGTGAGCAAAAAGATAAAAATCTCAACTCTCGAAGGCACAAGCCAGACAATACTATTGACGGAAGCGCAACGGTCACGGTATATATACAAGAGGGAGATAATAATTTGGTAACATAGGGGTCACTGAAAGGTTTCTTAAACCCAATTAAATAACGACGCGTGTTAATGAGCTGGATCGCTGCCTGCTCGCATGTCGCAAGTGATTTTGGCGTGTTAAAATCAAAATACTGTATATATTAATGTTATAATTTTGTTCTCTAACTTCTCAATCTCTAGTAAAGAGGGTTTGCATTTGTAGACTAAATTAATTAGATGACGGACATAATTTCTTTGGTGTTCAATCAATTAACCATTGACTTTgagtatattttaaaaattattttttagcgACTCTGTATCCACATTAAGCGAACTCTGGTATTCCGGTAGGGTGTTCTACCTGAAAAATCGATATTCGTACTTAGACTTGCTCGATATAACCCTCTAGAGTTCAAGGTGGATTTAATTTCCTgaaatttattcttgatcggCTTTATCCTGAAATCCGGGTTCTTCGTTTGATCTCTAAATACATACTCATTTCTCCAATGCCAAATCCACCATACCGCTACTGCAAACAAGATATTCCAATCTGTAGTGCATATTTTTATGCAACTTTTGTGTGACATTTCTACTGAACCACTCATTATTTGCATGTCATCAAGAACATTCATTGTAGGCAGTAGACCTCCCCAAACCTCCTTAGCATTTTCACATTTGCGAAATATATGGTCTGCATCTTCCATGGAGTTTTGACTAAGAGCACAATTACCATCCATGGTGAGCCCCCTTTTGACCCTTTCCGAATTGCTCAAGATTTTGTTGTGACTGAGTAGCCATAGAAAGGCTCTGATTCGATTGCGCACTCTCAGTCTCCAGATTTCTATCCAATAATTATCGCATATCTTCTCATCTATTCTTGTTATCAGATCAATGCGGTTTTGACTGAGAAACACCCATTGCTATTGAGGCCCCAACGGATGTTATCCTCGGTATCTTCCTCCTCACTCGAGATATGGGCAGCATGCCATTCAAAGCTTCCCAATTCCATCCTT
This window of the Primulina huaijiensis isolate GDHJ02 chromosome 3, ASM1229523v2, whole genome shotgun sequence genome carries:
- the LOC140974300 gene encoding ubiquitin receptor RAD23d-like; this encodes MKICVKTLKGTHFEIEVKPDDTVVDVKKIIETVQGSDVYPATQQMLIHQGKVLKDNTTLEDNKVAEKSFVVIMLTKSKASSSGAATASATPASTTQPASNTPPPTQPVTAGPVPVSTNAPPQSAPQSVPAPAPAPAPAPALAPAPAPTPDSSVTDVYGQAASNLVAGSNLEGAVQQILDMGGGCWDRDTVIRALRAAFNNPERAVEYLYSGIPEQAEVAPAAQTPAGGQPVNPLIQATQPAVVPSTGPNANPLNLFPQGLPNVGSNASAGALDFLRNSPQFQSLRALVQANPQILQPMLQELGKQNPQLVRMIQEHQADFLRLINEPVEGEGNILEQMAEAMPQAITVTPEEREAIERLEAMGFERALVLEVYFACNKNEELAANYLLDHMHEFDE